A genome region from Schlesneria paludicola DSM 18645 includes the following:
- the glpK gene encoding glycerol kinase GlpK: MPFVLALDEGTTSCRAVVFDQAGVVLGIAQKEFTQHFPKPGWVEHDAEEIWTNQLAVAKGVLEQTKLNARDIAAIGISNQRETTVVWDRDTGHPICHAIVWQDRRTADACDVLRKQGADKVIQERTGLVLDAYFSATKIAWILDHVPDARKRAEAGRLAFGTIDSWLIWKMTNGTRHVTDLTNASRTLLFNIHTRQWDDELLTLFRIPRGLLPDVCGSSEVVGEAVPQLFGSAIPIAGIAGDQQGALFGQLCLKRGETKTTYGTGCFMLQHTGEVAVASKNRLITTIAATSSGQIGYALEGSVFIGGAVVQWLRDGLGVIESSVDVQALASSVPDSGGVTFVPAFAGLGAPYWDANARGMIIGLTRGSTAAHVARAAVESIAHQVADLAEAMQRDSGVRLHEMRVDGGATRDDLLMQFQADLLGVPLIRPSSSEITAQGAAFLAGLAVGVWTGLPQLAELEQIDKRFEPQLAASQVAESRERWRRAVTRCQGWEGGES; the protein is encoded by the coding sequence ATGCCATTCGTGCTTGCGCTCGACGAAGGTACAACCAGTTGTCGCGCGGTTGTGTTTGACCAGGCAGGTGTCGTTCTCGGCATCGCGCAGAAAGAGTTCACTCAACATTTCCCCAAGCCAGGGTGGGTTGAACACGATGCCGAGGAGATTTGGACGAATCAATTGGCAGTCGCCAAGGGGGTGCTTGAGCAGACAAAACTGAATGCGCGCGACATTGCCGCGATTGGGATCTCGAACCAGCGTGAAACGACGGTCGTCTGGGATCGGGACACGGGGCATCCGATCTGCCACGCCATCGTCTGGCAGGATCGTCGGACGGCGGATGCCTGTGACGTGCTAAGGAAACAAGGGGCTGACAAGGTAATTCAAGAGAGAACGGGACTGGTGCTCGACGCGTACTTCTCGGCCACGAAAATTGCCTGGATTCTGGATCATGTTCCGGATGCTCGAAAGCGGGCGGAGGCTGGGCGATTGGCCTTCGGCACGATTGATAGTTGGCTGATCTGGAAAATGACGAACGGCACACGGCATGTCACCGACCTGACGAATGCGTCGCGAACACTGCTCTTCAATATCCATACGCGCCAGTGGGACGATGAACTTCTGACGCTTTTCCGGATTCCGCGTGGGCTGTTGCCGGATGTCTGCGGGTCGTCTGAAGTTGTGGGAGAAGCTGTTCCGCAACTGTTCGGTTCGGCGATTCCCATCGCGGGGATCGCCGGTGATCAACAAGGAGCCTTGTTTGGACAACTCTGTCTAAAACGCGGTGAGACAAAGACGACGTACGGCACGGGATGCTTCATGCTGCAGCACACCGGCGAGGTGGCCGTCGCGTCAAAGAATCGCTTGATTACCACGATTGCCGCGACCTCAAGCGGCCAAATTGGCTACGCGCTTGAGGGAAGCGTATTTATCGGCGGGGCGGTTGTGCAGTGGCTGCGCGATGGACTGGGCGTCATTGAATCGTCGGTCGATGTTCAGGCGCTTGCGAGTTCTGTTCCAGACAGTGGTGGAGTGACGTTCGTACCTGCGTTCGCCGGGCTTGGCGCTCCTTACTGGGATGCGAATGCACGGGGGATGATTATCGGACTGACTCGCGGGTCAACAGCGGCGCACGTGGCGCGGGCTGCGGTTGAGTCGATTGCCCATCAGGTTGCCGATCTGGCGGAAGCGATGCAGCGTGATTCTGGGGTTCGATTGCATGAAATGCGAGTGGACGGCGGTGCGACTCGCGATGACCTGCTGATGCAATTCCAGGCGGATCTGTTGGGGGTGCCTCTGATCCGCCCGTCCAGTAGTGAGATCACGGCACAGGGGGCTGCCTTTCTCGCCGGACTGGCGGTGGGGGTCTGGACCGGTCTGCCTCAATTGGCGGAACTCGAACAAATCGACAAACGTTTCGAACCGCAATTGGCGGCGTCGCAAGTGGCCGAGTCTCGCGAGCGTTGGCGGCGGGCCGTCACCCGATGTCAGGGTTGGGAAGGCGGTGAATCATGA
- a CDS encoding ion channel: MNSFAEYRFSILLVAMVVLNITRTASVGVIDHPLFLNLIGMGVLVFAISALSFEPRSRAISLILGVPAIGLTLFRNFFTGNTELLVSNLGRIIGIVFLVFTIAVILRTLITQPTVTRDSIAGAFCGYTLIGVAFAEAYCLLETLAPGSFQVGNLKSDWTHDPVSRWYMLEYFSFTTMTTLGFGDVLPASPIARCLTVWEAICGQFYLAVLVAGLVNLRGSRMVSSLDSGSERLKTR, encoded by the coding sequence ATGAACTCATTCGCGGAGTATCGCTTTTCCATCCTGCTCGTCGCGATGGTTGTGCTGAACATCACGCGCACGGCGTCCGTGGGAGTGATTGATCACCCACTGTTCCTCAACCTCATTGGCATGGGTGTGCTCGTCTTCGCCATTTCTGCCTTGAGTTTTGAACCCCGATCACGCGCCATCTCGCTCATTCTCGGCGTGCCCGCCATTGGCTTGACGCTTTTTCGCAACTTCTTCACAGGAAACACGGAACTGCTTGTGTCAAACCTGGGACGCATCATCGGAATCGTATTTCTCGTGTTCACGATCGCCGTGATCTTGCGAACCCTCATCACACAACCAACCGTAACGCGAGACAGCATTGCGGGGGCGTTCTGCGGCTACACATTGATCGGAGTGGCCTTCGCCGAGGCGTATTGCCTGCTGGAAACACTCGCTCCAGGATCGTTCCAAGTTGGCAACCTGAAGTCCGACTGGACGCATGACCCTGTTTCGCGCTGGTATATGCTTGAGTACTTCAGCTTTACGACCATGACGACTCTCGGGTTTGGCGATGTCTTGCCCGCGTCCCCAATCGCGCGCTGCCTGACCGTATGGGAAGCCATCTGTGGCCAGTTCTACCTTGCGGTTCTCGTTGCTGGTCTGGTCAACCTGCGCGGATCACGCATGGTCTCGTCTCTCGATTCCGGCAGCGAACGTCTGAAAACTCGCTAA